One genomic segment of Sander lucioperca isolate FBNREF2018 chromosome 10, SLUC_FBN_1.2, whole genome shotgun sequence includes these proteins:
- the lingo4b gene encoding leucine-rich repeat and immunoglobulin-like domain-containing nogo receptor-interacting protein 4b, producing MFVESVVRWGAWSILLQFGLGVSAGSCPPRCVCRPEAKEVICSGKHLNSVPEGFSGDARRLDLSHNKIKTVGRRQFSGLLQLQELDLSDNIISMIEVEAFQGLPNLRTLRIKNNRLKIIPVGVFSGLSSLRCLDLSQNEILVFLDYTFKELVNLQTLEAEENDLVFISQRAFFGLQNLQELNLDRSNLTSVPTEALSQLQSLTHLRILRLTISTLPNNAFRRLHRLRSLLIANWPALDNVASNSLIGLNLTSLVISSCNLSAVPYSAFRHLVYLRYLDLSYNPITVIQGNLLGDLLRLQELHLAGGSLLRIEPGAFRGLAYFRMLNVTSNQLTTLEESVFHSVGNLQVLRLDGNPLACDCRLLWVVRRRLRLNFDEHQPSCLSPDAVRHREFRDFSEKELPRLFICRPARIMDRRPQEARVEEGTTVIFSCKADGDPFPSITWISSHKNVVSPTGRIRVLPNGTLEVRFAQVQDSGTYQCLAGNAAGNDSLTVGLYVKGLPRNRTIPFFSEEGWVEPSDSQAANSSAQMAKPYPFDAKTLIIATTMGFLSFLSSVAICFVFMFFWSQSKGQIKHTATIDFVPRSSMGGGGDGGDGGRFTMKLI from the coding sequence ATGTTTGTGGAGTCAGTCGTCCGATGGGGGGCTTGGAGCATTCTGCTTCAGTTTGGACTGGGAGTATCTGCAGGAAGCTGTCCTCCACGCTGTGTGTGTCGACCTGAGGCGAAAGAAGTGATCTGCTCCGGAAAACATTTGAACTCAGTGCCAGAAGGCTTTTCTGGTGATGCCAGGCGTTTGGATTTATCCCACAATAAGATTAAGACTGTTGGGCGCCGCCAGTTCTCTGGTCTCCTGCAACTTCAAGAGTTGGATCTCAGTGATAACATAATCTCCATGATTGAGGTGGAGGCTTTCCAGGGCCTACCGAATCTCAGGACACTTCGGATTAAGAATAATCGACTCAAGATTATCCCAGTAGGGGTGTTTTCTGGCCTATCCAGTCTGCGCTGTCTGGATTTGAGCCAGAATGAGATTCTGGTCTTCCTGGACTACACCTTCAAAGAATTGGTGAACCTGCAAACGCTGGAAGCCGAAGAGAATGACTTGGTCTTCATCTCCCAGCGGGCTTTCTTTGGTCTGCAGAATCTACAGGAGCTCAATTTAGATCGCAGCAACCTGACCTCGGTTCCTACCGAGGCATTGTCCCAACTCCAGAGCCTGACCCATCTTCGCATACTACGCCTCACCATTTCTACACTCCCCAACAACGCTTTCCGACGGCTACACCGTCTTCGTAGCCTCCTGATTGCAAACTGGCCAGCATTGGACAATGTGGCTAGCAACAGCCTGATTGGTCTTAATCTGACCTCACTTGTCATCAGCAGCTGCAACCTAAGTGCTGTTCCTTACTCAGCATTTCGTCATCTGGTGTATCTTCGCTACCTGGACCTGTCCTATAACCCCATCACTGTTATCCAAGGTAATCTGCTAGGTGACCTCCTGAGACTCCAAGAGTTACACCTAGCAGGGGGGAGCCTGCTAAGAATAGAGCCAGGGGCCTTTAGGGGACTGGCCTACTTCCGCATGCTCAATGTGACCTCCAATCAGCTCACTACTTTGGAGGAGAGCGTCTTCCACTCTGTGGGGAACCTTCAGGTTTTGCGGTTGGATGGGAATCCCCTAGCATGTGACTGCCGGCTTCTCTGGGTGGTCCGTCGTCGATTGCGCTTGAACTTTGATGAACATCAGCCCTCTTGTTTGTCTCCTGATGCAGTGAGACATCGTGAATTCAGAGACTTCTCAGAGAAGGAGCTCCCGAGGCTCTTTATCTGCCGCCCTGCCCGTATAATGGACCGCAGGCCGCAGGAGGCGAGAGTAGAGGAGGGCACGACAGTTATCTTCTCCTGTAAGGCTGATGGGGATCCATTCCCATCTATCACCTGGATCTCATCCCATAAGAATGTGGTTTCTCCAACAGGACGAATCAGAGTTTTGCCCAATGGTACTCTAGAAGTGCGTTTTGCCCAAGTTCAGGACAGTGGCACATATCAGTGCCTGGCGGGCAATGCAGCCGGCAATGATAGCCTGACTGTCGGTCTGTACGTGAAGGGGCTCCCTCGTAACCGAACCATCCCCTTCTTCTCAGAGGAGGGCTGGGTAGAGCCTTCAGACTCCCAAGCTGCCAACTCCTCAGCTCAAATGGCCAAACCATACCCATTTGACGCGAAGACCCTGATCATCGCCACCACCATGGGCTTCCTGTCTTTCCTTAGCTCAGTGGCCATCTGCTTTGTCTTCATGTTCTTCTGGAGCCAGAGCAAAGGTCAGATCAAGCACACAGCAACTATTGACTTTGTTCCCAGGTCTTCAATGGGTGGTGGAGGGGACGGAGGTGACGGTGGCAGGTTCACCATGAAACTTATTTAA